From the genome of Sulfurovum riftiae, one region includes:
- the mreC gene encoding rod shape-determining protein MreC, protein MKTRIIIIIILLAILAGLLTKNDERIMDVLLGTINPIKQKYKNFTQNIEDKSHSYIFQKESIEKLSRENRILRKRLLEQTHYIKQVKDIYNVLPQLKRLPVHNISIAETISYVKLNSFTQIILTKPKDVHEGKLYGLIQGTVAAGVAVVKNNQLYGYLTSDEKCRFSVFIGKKYAPGIAIGMSKNEMVVKFIPKWHKIEVGDKVITSGLDDIFFANVPVGIVSKVETQSAYKVAYINTYSDIFHPKTFFLINDAKPTLARDFDRFMTKIPKEKECLQVGDLRLKDANGSIILNEQNITTDIRESNVSEKNLSVPVISSIPARIDQTQEEVIEPEVPVEPHTEPKPEPKKKRIIHRKKKRATQSLDLF, encoded by the coding sequence ATGAAGACTAGAATAATCATCATCATTATTCTGCTGGCTATTCTGGCAGGACTGCTGACAAAGAATGATGAGCGTATCATGGATGTACTCCTTGGTACCATCAATCCCATCAAACAGAAATACAAGAACTTCACACAGAATATTGAAGATAAGAGCCACAGTTACATCTTCCAGAAAGAGTCCATCGAAAAACTCAGCCGTGAAAACCGCATATTGAGAAAACGCCTGCTTGAACAGACACATTACATCAAGCAGGTCAAGGACATTTACAATGTGCTCCCCCAGCTCAAGCGCCTCCCTGTACACAACATTTCCATTGCGGAGACCATCTCCTATGTCAAACTCAACAGTTTTACACAGATCATTCTTACCAAACCCAAAGATGTGCATGAAGGGAAACTTTACGGGCTGATCCAGGGGACGGTCGCTGCAGGTGTCGCTGTAGTGAAGAACAATCAGCTCTACGGGTACCTGACCTCCGATGAGAAATGCCGCTTCTCCGTCTTTATAGGAAAGAAGTATGCCCCTGGCATCGCCATAGGTATGAGCAAGAATGAAATGGTCGTCAAGTTCATTCCGAAATGGCATAAGATCGAAGTCGGGGACAAGGTCATCACCAGCGGACTCGACGACATCTTCTTTGCCAATGTGCCGGTGGGGATCGTCTCGAAGGTCGAAACACAGAGTGCCTACAAAGTTGCCTATATCAATACCTATAGTGATATTTTCCATCCCAAGACATTCTTCCTCATCAATGATGCCAAACCGACCCTTGCGAGAGATTTCGACAGATTTATGACCAAGATCCCAAAAGAGAAAGAGTGTCTGCAGGTAGGCGACTTGAGACTGAAAGATGCCAATGGCAGTATTATCCTGAACGAACAGAATATCACCACCGACATCAGAGAGAGCAATGTAAGCGAAAAGAACCTGAGCGTACCGGTCATTTCAAGTATCCCTGCGCGTATCGACCAGACACAGGAAGAGGTCATCGAACCTGAAGTGCCTGTCGAACCGCATACGGAACCCAAACCGGAACCAAAGAAAAAACGCATCATTCATCGAAAGAAAAAACGTGCGACACAAAGTTTGGATCTCTTCTAA